From one Brachypodium distachyon strain Bd21 chromosome 4, Brachypodium_distachyon_v3.0, whole genome shotgun sequence genomic stretch:
- the LOC100840060 gene encoding aspartic proteinase nepenthesin-2, with the protein MERTFLVLAVLLILAASLYASTPAPTEGAFFFAGGDVRVDLTHVDAGKQLSRRELVRRAVQRSKARAAALSVARLGGSNKGARQQDQNQQQPGLPVRPSGDLEYLVDLAVGTPPQPVSALLDTGSDLIWTQCAPCASCLPQPDPIFSPGASSSYEPMRCAGELCNDILHHSCQRPDTCTYRYSYGDGTTTRGVYATERFTFSSSSSGGETTKLSAPLGFGCGTMNKGSLNNGSGIVGFGRAPLSLVSQLAIRRFSYCLTPYASGRKSTLLFGSLRGGVYDAATATVQTTRLLRSRQNPTFYYVPFTGVTVGARRLRIPISAFALRPDGSGGAIVDSGTALTLFPAPVLAEVVRAFRSQLRLPFAANGSSGPDDGVCFAAAASRVPRPAVVPRMVFHLQGADLDLPRRNYVLDDQRKGNLCLLLADSGDSGTTIGNFVQQDMRVLYDLEADTLSFAPAQC; encoded by the coding sequence ATGGAGCGAACATTCCTGGTACTAGCAGTGCTGCTGATCCTCGCCGCGTCGCTCTACGCTTCCACGCCGGCGCCCACAGAGGgggccttcttcttcgccgGAGGAGACGTCCGCGTGGACCTGACCCACGTGGACGCCGGGAAGCAGTTGTCCAGGCGCGAGCTGGTGAGGCGCGCCGTGCAGCGCAGCAAGGCCAGGGCGGCCGCGCTGTCCGTGGCGCGCCTCGGCGGCAGCAATAAGGGCGCGCGGCAGCAGGATCAGAATCAGCAGCAGCCTGGCTTGCCGGTGCGCCCGTCCGGAGACCTCGAGTACCTGGTGGATCTCGCCGTCGgcacgccgccgcagcccgtGTCGGCGCTGCTGGACACGGGAAGCGACCTCATCTGGACGCAGTGCGCGCCGTGCGCCAGCTGCCTCCCGCAGCCGGACCCGATCTTCAGCCCCGGCGCCTCGTCTTCGTACGAGCCCATGCGGTGCGCCGGAGAGCTCTGCAACGACATTCTGCACCACAGCTGCCAGCGCCCCGACACGTGCACTTACCGATACAGCTACGGCGACGGGACGACGACGCGGGGCGTGTACGCCACCGAGCGGTTTACCTtctcgtcttcgtcgtcgggcggcgagacgacgaagctAAGCGCGCCGCTCGGGTTCGGGTGCGGCACCATGAACAAGGGCAGCCTGAACAACGGCTCCGGCATCGTGGGGTTCGGCCGGGCACCGCTGTCGCTCGTCTCGCAGCTCGCCATCCGCCGCTTCTCCTACTGCCTCACGCCCTACGCCAGCGGGAGGAAGAGCACGCTCCTCTTCGGCTCCCTCAGGGGCGGCGTCTACGacgccgccacggccaccgTCCAGACCACGAGGCTGCTGCGGAGCCGCCAGAACCCGACCTTCTACTACGTGCCCTTCACGGGGGTCACGGTGGGCGCGAGGCGGCTGCGGATCCCGATCTCGGCGTTCGCGCTGAGACCCGACGGCTCCGGCGGGGCGATCGTGGACTCGGGCACCGCGCTCACGCTGTTCCCGGCGCCCGTGCTGGCCGAGGTGGTCAGGGCGTTTCGGTCGCAGCTGAGGCTGCCGTTCGCGGCCAACGGCAGCAGCGGGCCGGACGACGGGGTGTGCttcgccgcggccgcgagcAGAGTACCGCGGCCGGCGGTAGTGCCGAGGATGGTGTTCCACTTGCAGGGCGCGGACCTGGACCTGCCGCGCCGGAACTACGTGCTGGACGACCAGAGGAAAGGGAACCTGTGCCTCCTCCTGGCGGACTCGGGCGACTCGGGCACCACCATCGGCAACTTCGTGCAGCAGGACATGCGCGTGCTCTACGATCTTGAGGCGGACACCTTGTCGTTCGCTCCGGCGCAGTGCTGA